The window TTGTTGAATATCCTTTACGTTAGCTAAATTTTTACTGTAGTATTTGCCTTTTGTTTTAACCGCTACGACTACTGTAAGAATTGAAGCTAATATGGCAGCAAAGAAAGTTGCTGTATTTTGCAGGAACGTACCCATGTATCCTAGTGCCGCGATGGTTCCAATCACACTTGAGATAAGCAGCGGAACAACCCCAGCTGGATTCCATTTATATAATTTTTCTTGACTCGCTTCATATTCTTTCGGGACAATCTTTAACATTTTTTTCACGACTAATGCATCCGTGACTAAAATAGCTGCCCACGCCATTAGGAGAACTCCCTGGAAGGTCATCGCACTGGCTAAGTGATCCAAAATGCCTCCAAGCATTAACGCCATCGATACGACAGCTGAGATAACAACCCAAAAACGTCGATCAGGTTTGAAATGAAATACATTCTCAAAAAAGTTGGACAATGACAAGGAAGCACTATAAATATTTGTAATGTTAATACGTAATTGCGTTAACATTGTAAATACGACTCCGCCTAGTCCAAGAAGTGTGACAATGTATACTCCTGGGTTTGATTCCGCCAACGTTACACCAAACCAGATTCCGAGTAAACCCATGATACCAAAACAGAAAACTTGTGGAATGAATCCAATCATAATTGACCCAATTTTAATATCCTTAGGTTTAAGAAAACGCGCATAATCTGATGCGATTAAAGCTGTTAACCCCATAATGCCATGCTGCATTCCTATACATAAAAGTAATGCTGTTCCGCCGATTTGAACGCCATCCGGCAGATAAGTCCAAAATTGCCCATTGAATGAAGATGGGGTATTGAACGCGACGATTATTGTGATAATTAAGAAGATACCGAAGATCGGTAATGACCATTTTTGCAGCTTGTCTAATTGTTTTATACCGAACCAATTTAGAGGAATAACAATTGATCCAAAAACGACAATTAGAAGCCATAATGGAATTTGGGGGAAATATGCATGTACAGCGGTAACGAGAATCATACCTTCGAATGCACAATACATGATGAAATTGGATGCGTAAATTAAGGAGGTTAACGAAGCACCAATATATCCAAAACCCTGTCTAGACATTAGATTTACGTTCATCCCTGATTTCGCGGATAAATAGGCAATGACTGTACCTAAAAGTCCTGCAATCACGATGGCATAAATGGCTGAAATAATGGCGTTCATTGCGCCAAACTGAAGTGCCATAACACTACCTGTTTGAAAATAAAAAATTGCGGTGGCGATACCAAACGTTATATTGGTTACACTAAACCACCCCATATTCCGTTTTTCTACCGGAACCTGTTCAAATGAATAATCGTCTTTTTCTTCTTTAATCTCCAATGTCTGATTCAAACTCATGTAATCATCCTTTCATGATGTTCTACACAGACTGTATCCTTCCCGCGAATAAGGTTTCACATTCAATATCCCTTCCAAGAATAATTGCTGCTTTTGAAGGATTACAGAATGTGCATTTATTAACATACTTATGGAAGATAAACTATTTAACCTCCCTTCTTCCGTAAAATATTTTTCCACAATAATACTAGTATAACATAAAAACAACTCAGGGACAGTGTTAATCACAAAAAATGAGGATTATCCTCATTTATTTTGCTCAAAACAACCTATTGTATGGAACATTCCCAGGATTTGCATCATAAATGATACAGCTGGGAAACTGAGTGGAAAAATGAGAAGTGATGGTATTTTTGCGAAGTAATTATATTCATAAAAGAAAAGCATGCGATGCTCATGTTTGTTCTGGTTGGAGATTAAACAAAACACAAGGTGCATACTCTTCTTTTTTATTGTTTTTATAAGGGATCGTCTTAAAACCATCGTGCAGCGAATTTACCCTTCCCACTCAAACAGAAATTGTTTCTTCTATCTTTGTTTTGGTTTTATATGGTCTCTTAGGATATCAATAATTTCTCTTGTTTCGTCCAGATGTTTTACGGTCTGGGCGTATGCCTGTGATGCCACACACATAAATAAGATATCAATCACATGAAGCTGGGCAATACGCGAGGATGTGGCCCCGCTTCTGAATGTGGGCTCCCTTGTTGCAGATGTATACAGCTTAATATCCGCCTGTTCAGTGACTAAAGATGAGCCATACTTCGTCAAGCTAATAGTATGGGCACCTTTTTTATGTGCCAGTTCAAGAATTTTTGCAACCTCAAAGGTTTTTCCTGAAAAAGAAATCCCGACAACAACATCATTTTCTTTTGCATTGGCCACTAGCGTTGCGGCCATATGGAAATCTTGGAAAGCCGTTG is drawn from Bacillus sp. FJAT-18017 and contains these coding sequences:
- a CDS encoding purine-cytosine permease family protein encodes the protein MSLNQTLEIKEEKDDYSFEQVPVEKRNMGWFSVTNITFGIATAIFYFQTGSVMALQFGAMNAIISAIYAIVIAGLLGTVIAYLSAKSGMNVNLMSRQGFGYIGASLTSLIYASNFIMYCAFEGMILVTAVHAYFPQIPLWLLIVVFGSIVIPLNWFGIKQLDKLQKWSLPIFGIFLIITIIVAFNTPSSFNGQFWTYLPDGVQIGGTALLLCIGMQHGIMGLTALIASDYARFLKPKDIKIGSIMIGFIPQVFCFGIMGLLGIWFGVTLAESNPGVYIVTLLGLGGVVFTMLTQLRINITNIYSASLSLSNFFENVFHFKPDRRFWVVISAVVSMALMLGGILDHLASAMTFQGVLLMAWAAILVTDALVVKKMLKIVPKEYEASQEKLYKWNPAGVVPLLISSVIGTIAALGYMGTFLQNTATFFAAILASILTVVVAVKTKGKYYSKNLANVKDIQQKKERPIYNSPKERTN